One Drosophila subobscura isolate 14011-0131.10 chromosome U, UCBerk_Dsub_1.0, whole genome shotgun sequence DNA window includes the following coding sequences:
- the LOC117901942 gene encoding probable cytochrome P450 4ac1, producing MLEILLGIPLIVLLCYVLLRRLNRRYFVLSLCKRFQTEDGSALESKIAVMPGRTRFGNNFDLLNFTPSTVFNFMRDSCANARGRNYLWYFFLVPMYNVIRAEEAEEIFQSTKLLTKNVVYDLLRPFLGEGLLTSTDQKWHARRKALTPAFHFNVLQSFLTIFKEECHKLVKVLHESVEAEVLVLNQVIPQFTLNNICETALGVKLDDMAEGYQYRESIHAIEAVILQRICNPFLYNRLYFYLYGDYRKHVDNLKIAHDFSSSIIERRRRDFKRKELGVVDDFGKKQRYAMLDTLLAAEADGQIDHQGICDEVNTFMFEGYDTTSTCLIFTLLMLALHEDVQEKCLEEVSGLPEDTDSISVFEFNELVFLECAIKESLRMFPSVPFIGRQCMEECVVNGLVMPKDTQINIHIYDIMRDLRHFPNPNEYQPERFLPENTVDRHPFAFVPFSAGQRNCIGQKFAILEMKVLLVAVLRNFKILPVTRLEDLTIENGIVLRTQQKVKVQLVKRVE from the exons ATGCTTGAAATTCTGCTCGGTATACCGCTGATTGTGCTCCTCTGCTATGTCCTGCTGCGGCGTCTCAATCGCAGGTACTTTGTACTGAGTCTATGCAAACGATTCCAAACAGAGGATGGCAGTGCGCTGGAGAGTAAAATAGCTGTAATGCCGGGTCGGACGCGGTTCGGCAATAATTTTGATCTGCTCAACTTTACGCCGT CTACTGTGTTCAATTTTATGCGCGATTCGTGTGCCAATGCCCGGGGACGCAACTATTTGTGGTACTTCTTCCTCGTGCCCATGTACAATGTGATTAGAGCCGAGGAGGCCGAGGAGATATTCCAGAGCACCAAGCTATTGACAAAGAACGTTGTTTATGATCTACTTCGACCCTTCCTGGGCGAAGGTCTGCTGACCAGCACAG ATCAAAAATGGCACGCCAGACGCAAGGCTTTGACTCCTGCCTTTCATTTCAATGTGCTGCAATCCTTTTTGACCATTTTCAA GGAAGAGTGCCACAAGCTGGTCAAAGTGCTGCATGAGAGTGTGGAGGCCGAGGTGTTGGTGCTGAATCAAGTCATTCCGCAGTTCACTTTGAATAATATTTGCG AAACCGCTCTTGGCGTCAAGCTGGATGACATGGCCGAGGGCTACCAATATCGCGAATCGATCCATGCCATCGAAGCGGTCATCCTGCAACGCATTTGCAATCCTTTTCTGTACAATCGTTTGTACTTTTATCTCTACGGCGACTATCGCAAGCACGTAGACAACCTAAAGATAGCCCACGActtctccagcagcatcatcgaGCGCAGGCGGCGGGATTTCAAGCGCAAGGAACTCGGAGTTGTGGATGATTTTGGCAAGAAGCAGCGGTATGCCATGCTGGACACGCTCCTGGCGGCTGAAGCTGATGGACAGATCGATCATCAGGGCATATGCGATGAGGTGAACACCTTCATGTTCGAGGGATACGACACCACCTCCACGTGCCTCATCTTCACTCTGCTGATGTTGGCCCTGCATGAAGATGTACAGGAGAAATGCCTGGAGGAGGTGTCTGGGCTCCCCGAGGACACGGATTCCATCAGCGTGTTTGAGTTCAATGAACTTGTGTTCCTCGAGTGTGCCATCAAGGAATCCCTGCGCATGTTTCCCTCGGTTCCCTTCATTGGCCGTCAGTGCATGGAGGAGTGTGTTGTGAATGGACTGGTCATGCCGAAGGATACACAAATCAACATTCACATCTACGACATTATGAGGGATCTACGACACTTTCCCAACCCAAATGAATATCAACCAGAGAGATTCCTGCCCGAGAACACAGTGGATCGACATCCCTTCGCCTTTGTGCCCTTCAGTGCCGGACAAAGGAACTGCATTGGGCAAAAGTTTGCCATCCTGGAGATGAAAGTTCTGCTGGTCGCAGTTTTAAGGAACTTTAAGATTCTACCCGTAACTCGATTGGAGGATCTAACAATTGAGAATGGCATAGTGTTGAGAACACAGCAAAAGGTGAAAGTTCAATTGGTGAAGCGGGTggaataa